In Haloarcula rubripromontorii, the sequence TTTTTCATCGGTGGGACCGAACGACGACGTATGCAGGTACTCGGTGACCTTGTCGCGCAGGCCCGCGACCGCGACGGCGTCCTCTTTCGTTCGCCGGAGCGGGCGACGCCGTACAGCTACTCCGATTTCGCCACGAACGCCTGGAAAGGTGGGAACCTGCTGCGGCACTACGGCGTCCGACACGGGACGCGGGTCGCCGTCGTTGTCGGTCCCAAAGAGCCAACCGACAACGATCGACCGGGTTACCTCCGGGACGCCCCGGACGCACTGCTTGCCTTCCTCGCAGCGGCGCTCGACGGCGCAATCGTCGATATGGACCCGCCGAACGCGGTCGACGCGACGGCGCTCGTCGCGCCGGCAGCGTGGCTCGACCGCTACGCGCAGGGACCGGGAACCAAGGGACTGGCCTACGGCGGTCCGGTCGATGACCCGACAATCGCCCAGTTTGAGCGAGAACTGTGGAGCGAGAACCCGCTTCAGCCACCGGGTGAGGTCGCGCCTGACGACGCTGTCCTGGCAGCTGACAAGACGTACACGCACGGCGAACTCATGGCCGAAAGCGGCCGCGTCGTCGCCGACTACGACATCGACGCAGAGACGACCGTCGCGCTTCGGGCACCGATGACAACTGCAGGCGCGGTCGTCGCCGGACTGCTCGCACCGATGCGGACCGGTGCGACAGTTGTGTTCGGCGGCGACGAGGCTGCGGATGTCGCTGTTGCTGACGGGGACGTGCCAGAGGAAATCGTTGTTCGACCGGGCGACGCAACACCGTCGTAGCGACCCGGCAGCCGTTCGGCATTGATGTGCTCAGCGGGTACGCGGCACTCGCCGTGTTGATGTGAGGAAGAAGCGGACCCGCTGGTCAGTCCGTTGAAGGCACTGTTGCTTTCTTAAAGAATTTATTCGTCCGGCTACAATCGGACGTATGGATTTTGACTTCGTGTCAGCAGTTGCCCCACTCGTCGTGATTGTCGCCGTCGCGGCGGTCGCGCTCACGAGGGTGATGACGTCCTCGACAGTGTTCATGATGGTGCTGCCCTCGATGATCGTCTTCTCCGTCGTTGCGTTCTTCTTCGGAATGAAACACGGCGAGTTCCGCGCCAGTCCGTAACCACTCTCAGGCCGCGAGGTCACGGACCAACGACCCTGAGTTACTCCGATTTCAATGTCACTCGGTTACCGGCAGGGCTGCGTCTTGGCTGATATAGGTCTGTCTGAAGACTCACTGTCAGACGACAAAATCCCACGACGTTCGGGAAGTACCTCGTCGAACTCAAGACCGGGCTGTCGCCGGAGCCGAGGTCGTCTACACGGGGCTTTGCCGTTACTCAGTCGGGCGGACGAAGTCCGCAAGCGTCACCAACACGCCGAGTACCCACCCTAGCGGGATGGAGATACCGAGCCAGATGATGACGTAGGCGATGCCTTCCCGGTCGAAATTCTCGATGAAGAACTCCGCGACGCCGACGGCGGCCAGCACCTCGTAGAGGAACCACCGAGACAGCGAGTCGCTTGCGGGAATGACGACCGAGGCGACAGTCGTCGAGTACAGCGCGGCGACGACCGGCGGCAGGAAGATAGCTGTCATAGCGAACGGATACGCCAGTGCGACCGTCGTCCCGCGGCCGCCGACCCGCCGGAACGTGACAGCCAGTGCGGCCGACAGTGTCGCAACGCCGCCGGCGACAGCAACGGCGGTGAACCCACCCGACACGAGGTTGATGCTCCCCGGTTCGAGTCGCGCGAGCGCCGCCAGACCGCCCCAGGCGAGGACGGAAAGGAGAACGACGCCAACAACACCCAGACGGGTCGCCGTGCCGTCGATGCGGCGGGTCTGGTAGCGAAGGACGACGCCACACAGTACTAGCGGATACACCAGCGCGATGACTGGGACCCCGAGCGCAGACCAGAGGTGATAGAGAGCCAGCCCGATCGAGGAGTCCGGTGTCCACGTCCCGAGGACGGTGTCGTTAGCGTTTCGCTGGCGTGGATACACGAGTTCCATCCACGTTTCGTGTAATCTATTGAGGTCGATACGGATCCCGCCGACGACCCCGTGGCTTCCGGTAGACATACCGGTGGTTTCGTTCTACCGGCGTTAAATGTTTCACGGCACCTGTGACTGTTGTGTGATTGCGCTGCGCCGATTCGAAACCGACATATTCAGGACGGGGAGTCCCAAACGGTCAGGTATGACAGACGGTAGAGCGGACGTGTCCCGTCGGGGCTTCCTGCGGACGGCGGCAGGGGCCACGGCTGCGTCGGCCGCAGCAGGCACCGCGACCGCACAGGAAAGCACCGAAGGCGGCGACGGCGGTGGCGGCGGCGGACCGCCAGATTTCGGCGGGTTCCTCGACCAGGTCGGGAACTTCGACGGTTCGGTCGCCGACGCGACCGGACAGGACACGGCGACAGTGGAAGTTGGCGTGCAGGCCAACGGCGGTGCCTTCGGCTTCGGTCCGCCCGCGATTCACGTCGACAATGGTGCAACGGTCCAGTTCGAATGGACGGGCAACGGTGGCGGCCACAACGTCGTCTCGGACGGCGAGGGGCCGCTTGACTCCGGGAGCGCCGTCTCCAGTGCCGGCGTCAACTACGAACACACCTTCGAGGAGGACGGCATCTATCCCTACGTCTGCGTGCCACACGAAGGGCTTGGGATGAAAGGGGCTGTTGTCGTCGGGACGGACTACCCAACGAAGTCCTCTGGTGGCAGCGGCGGTAGTAGTGGAAGCTCCGGCCCGCCGGAAGTGCCAAACAGCGCGAAAACGCTCGGTGTCGCAACCTCGTTCGTGATGGTCGCGACGCTCGGGCTCGCGTATTTCTTCATCCGATACGGCGGCGACTACGAGACGCCCGAGTAACGCTCCGCCACCGGGTTACACCGAATCCGGGCCGGCGTGAATCTCCAGGTCGACATCCCGTTCCTGCCCTTCGAGGTCCTCGACGACGCGTTCGACGATTTTGGTCGCTTCCTTGCGGATGAGCGGCTTGACTTTCTCGATAACCCAGTCCATCGAAACGAGTCGGGGGAGGTCGATGGCACTGCTCGATGCCGACCCGGGGTCGAACGCGACGTGAAACCGCACCCGTGACGCCGTCTCCACGTCCGCCGGGACGCCGTCCGGGTCCGGCTCGACCGCCCAGTACCCCTCGGCGTCGATGTCTTTGACGATCCGCCAGTCGATGCGCGTCGGGGGCGAAACGTCAGTTACCTCCGAGCGCGCAGTGTAAGAGAGCTTCCACCACGAAAACACGAGGTCGTAGTTCGTCCCCGGCGAACCGTCGCCGTCCTGGACGACGCGGTCGAGGTACTCGGAGTACCGCGCGTAGCCCGGGAAGTCCAGCAGAAACTCGTAGACGTCTTCGGGTGGGACATACACGACTGTGCTGACCTCGACTTCGTCCACGTCTGTGACACCGGATGTACTGACCGTAAACTTTCGGGCATGGAGCCAGGTCCGTGGCCGCGATTTTTGCCGTAACATTTCTACAGAGCATAATTACGAACAGAAAATATTATTATCCTGTATTGGATACAGTGGTAGTACCATGAGTGCATCCGACATCCAGTCCGCTGATACCGACAGCGAATATGAGAGTGGTGGATGGGAAGCCGTCCGCGATCTCCCGCCGAGCGCGAAACTCGTCGCGAAAGTCTTGGAATACAACGAAACCCTGACTCAGGGCCAGCTCGCCGAGGAGACGCTACTGCCGCCACGGACGGTTCGGTACGCCCTCTCCCGTC encodes:
- a CDS encoding DUF7333 family protein, which gives rise to MDFDFVSAVAPLVVIVAVAAVALTRVMTSSTVFMMVLPSMIVFSVVAFFFGMKHGEFRASP
- a CDS encoding halocyanin domain-containing protein, producing the protein MTDGRADVSRRGFLRTAAGATAASAAAGTATAQESTEGGDGGGGGGPPDFGGFLDQVGNFDGSVADATGQDTATVEVGVQANGGAFGFGPPAIHVDNGATVQFEWTGNGGGHNVVSDGEGPLDSGSAVSSAGVNYEHTFEEDGIYPYVCVPHEGLGMKGAVVVGTDYPTKSSGGSGGSSGSSGPPEVPNSAKTLGVATSFVMVATLGLAYFFIRYGGDYETPE
- a CDS encoding SRPBCC family protein, which encodes MDEVEVSTVVYVPPEDVYEFLLDFPGYARYSEYLDRVVQDGDGSPGTNYDLVFSWWKLSYTARSEVTDVSPPTRIDWRIVKDIDAEGYWAVEPDPDGVPADVETASRVRFHVAFDPGSASSSAIDLPRLVSMDWVIEKVKPLIRKEATKIVERVVEDLEGQERDVDLEIHAGPDSV
- a CDS encoding MarR family transcriptional regulator — translated: MSASDIQSADTDSEYESGGWEAVRDLPPSAKLVAKVLEYNETLTQGQLAEETLLPPRTVRYALSRLEEIGVIESRFSFADARKRIYTLQVE